From Anopheles arabiensis isolate DONGOLA chromosome 3, AaraD3, whole genome shotgun sequence, a single genomic window includes:
- the LOC120901043 gene encoding uncharacterized protein K02A2.6-like, whose amino-acid sequence MTTLDPSSMAALSHMIAEALKTAIGSAAGEARQDATPSTSRAPSFSHPAYRTTEGTVCDYFDRMEWALQLNGIPTEKYADYARVHMGAELNNALKFLIAPKLPQEILYKDLRKTLETHFDKQRNKFVESIKFRQITQQQGESIAQFTLRLKQGAAHCDYGEFLDRMLIEQLLHGLMERGICDEIIAKNPVTFKDACEIASTLEATHNTAQEVNAGMPSVESTNKLGYEQPKTKKTPASRATSKPSKSTRRETSQDDDFKHVLTLNTVTHGLIRPTRAVYGAANIPAIWQRRMESVLQDLNNVVNFYDDIIVAAANFDNLLETLKGTLQKLKDNGLRLNRAKCVFAVPSLECLGHKIDRHGLHKSDKHIAAIRDAQRPNTPEELQLFLGKATYYSSFIPNLSTRARSLRDLLTAQTFEWNDDADEAYQDIKEALISPQVLVQYDPTLPVILATDASKTGLGAVLSHRLSDGTERPIAYASCTMSKTEQKYPQIDKEALAIVWAVKKFFHYLYARKFTLVTDHKPLTQILHPEKSLPTLCISRMANYADYLAHFNFDVVFKPTNLNTNADYCSRIPNNSNVNQFKDEGRSSGDDFEQFAHVQIEQLPVRAEHIARETRKDHHLGKILQHLEQGQNLGQYGYKAPESKYTIAANCLLFEHRVVIPSTLRQAILNDLHVAHFGIVRMKALARSYVYWPGIDADIEKTAKECHACARYGPTPPRFDSHHWEYPSAPWERIHIDAFSKWVEVKPTNTITSAATIKILDELFATYGVPITVVSDNGTQFTAKEFKEFLQKSGVKYHKLTAPYHPATNGQAERYVQTVKNGLKAMGTTSANLTRNLNTFLQHFRKTPHAETKDSPAKLFLGRNIRTRLDLVRPQAVHASVSERQKAQFRPAFRTLPPGQSVYVLSGNTRMDKWIPATIFARLGDLHYDVLYNGQHLKRHIDQIRRFENKTNDEEESSSAANAPPVATTTTSTPLAVSSSTATRRLRFYGHAAPSAPAEPEQVVTADNDLEDETFSIPPSSPQPPGNVSTTLRRSTRLRQPPKKFSP is encoded by the exons ATGACGACACTAGATCCATCGTCTATGGCTGCGCTATCCCACATGATCGCGGAAGCCCTAAAAACAGCCATCGGATCAGCGGCAGGGGAAGCACGCCAAGATGCAACACCCTCGACGTCACGGGCACCGTCATTTTCTCATCCAGCTTATCGCACCACCGAAGGGACCGTCTGCGACTATTTCGACCGAATGGAATGGGCCCTGCAGCTGAACGGTATCCCTACCGAAAAGTATGCCGATTACGCGAGAGTCCACATGGGAGCCGAGTTAAACAACGCGCTAAAGTTCCTGATTGCACCGAAACTACCGCAAGAGATTCTGTACAAGGATCTCCGGAAAACGCTCGAAACGCATTTTGACAAACAGCGCAATAAGTTTGTCGAAAGCATCAAGTTCCGGCAAATTACGCAGCAGCAAGGAGAAAGCATCGCACAATTCACACTACGCCTGAAGCAGGGAGCTGCTCATTGTGATTACGGAGAGTTCTTGGACCGCATGCTCATCGAACAATTGCTACACGGACTAATGGAACGTGGTATTTGCGACGAGATTATCGCAAAGAATCCAGTAACATTTAAAGATGCATGTGAGATCGCCAGCACGCTGgaagcaacacacaacaccgcGCAAGAGGTTAACGCAGGGATGCCGTCCGTCGAATCAACGAATAAGTTGGGTTACGAGCAGCCGAAGACAAAGAAGACACCTGCATCTCGTGCTACGTCGAAGCCCAGCAAGTCAACGCGGCGAGAAACGTCCCAAG ACGATGATTTCAAGCACGTCCTTACGCTAAACACTGTTACACATGGTCTCATCCGACCGACCAGAGCAGTGTATGGAGCCGCCAATATCCCAGCAATATGGCAAAGGCGTATGGAAAGCGTTCTGCAAGACCTAAACAATGTGGTCAATTTTTACGACGACATAATCGTAGCCGCAGCCAATTTCGACAACCTGCTCGAAACCCTCAAAGGTACACTTCAGAAACTGAAAGATAACGGACTCCGGCTTAACCGAGCGAAATGTGTATTTGCTGTTCCTTCGTTAGAGTGTCTTGGTCACAAGATCGATCGCCATGGGTTGCACAAATCCGACAAACACATTGCCGCAATCCGTGATGCTCAACGTCCAAACACCCCGGAAGAGCTGCAGTTATTTTTAGGCAAAGCTACCTATTACAGTTCGTTCATTCCGAACCTTTCAACACGAGCTCGTAGCTTACGTGATTTGCTCACAGCGCAGACATTCGAATGGAATGACGACGCGGATGAAGCCTACCAAGATATTAAGGAAGCGCTAATCTCACCGCAAGTCTTGGTACAATACGATCCTACACTTCCCGTCATCTTAGCCACGGATGCCAGCAAAACCGGTTTGGGAGCCGTACTATCACACCGATTGTCTGACGGAACGGAACGCCCCATAGCTTATGCTAGCTGCACGATGTCCAAAACAGAGCAAAAGTATCCGCAGATAGACAAAGAGGCGTTAGCAATCGTGTGGGcagtgaaaaagttctttcactatttgtaTGCACGTAAATTTACTTTAGTGACGGACCATAAACCGCTAACACAAATTCTACACCCCGAGAAATCCCTTCCAACGTTGTGTATTAGCAGAATGGCGAATTATGCTGACTACTTGGCACACTTCAACTTCGATGTTGTATTCAAGCCTACAAATCTCAACACGAACGCTGACTACTGTTCGAGaattccgaacaattctaatGTCAACCAATTCAAAGACGAGGGAAGAAGCTCAGGCGACGATTTTGAACAATTTGCGCATGTCCAAATCGAACAACTGCCAGTAAGAGCAGAGCACATTGCTCGAGAAACACGCAAAGATCATCACCTAGGAAAAATCCTTCAACACCTTGAGCAAGGTCAAAACCTCGGACAATATGGATACAAAGCACCCGAATCGAAGTACACAATCGCAGCCAACTGTTTACTCTTTGAGCACCGAGTAGTCATACCAAGCACACTACGTCAAGCCATTCTTAACGATTTGCATGTGGCACACTTCGGCATCGTTAGGATGAAAGCCTTAGCCCGATCATATGTCTACTGGCCCGGCATCGACGCCGATATAGAGAAAACAGCTAAGGAGTGTCACGCATGTGCTCGTTATGGACCAACACCTCCCAGGTTCGACAGCCATCACTGGGAGTATCCGAGTGCTCCCTGGGAGCGCATCCATATTGACGCTTTTAGTAAATGGGTCGAAGTCAAGCCCACAAACACTATAacttcagcagcaacaattaAAATTCTAGACGAACTCTTTGCAACGTATGGAGTACCGATCACCGTAGTATCCGATAACGGTACTCAGTTCACCGCAAAGGAGTTTAAAGAGTTCCTGCAAAAGAGTGGAGTCAAATATCACAAACTCACCGCACCTTACCACCCAGCGACCAATGGACAAGCCGAACGTTATGTTCAAACGGTGAAAAATGGTCTCAAAGCTATGGGAACAACAAGCGCTAACCTCACACGCAACTTAAACACATTCCTACAGCATTTCCGTAAAACTCCACACGCCGAGACAAAAGACTCTCCAGCCAAACTGTTTCTTGGACGAAACATTCGTACTCGACTCGACCTCGTGAGACCACAAGCTGTTCACGCCAGTGTCTCCGAAAGACAAAAAGCCCAGTTCCGGCCTGCGTTTCGAACTTTGCCACCTGGACAGTCCGTCTACGTACTATCAGGCAACACGCGCATGGACAAGTGGATTCCGGCTACCATCTTCGCCCGATTGGGAGACCTACATTACGATGTGTTGTACAACGGTCAACATTTGAAACGGCACATTGATCAAATTCGACGGTTTGAAAATAAGACCAACGATGAAGAAGAAAGTTCTTCAGCTGCAAACGCACCACCGGTTGCAACGACTACCACATCGACACCACTAGCTGTATCTTCAAGTACCGCTACTAGAAGGCTTCGTTTCTATGGCCACGCAGCACCGTCAGCCCCAGCAGAACCAGAGCAGGTCGTAACAGCTGATAACGATTTGGAGGATGAGACCTTCTCAATACCACCTTCCAGCCCACAACCACCAGGTAACGTGTCAACAACTTTGCGTCGTTCGACCAGACTCCGGCAGCCTCCCAAGAAATTTTCTCCCTAG